A segment of the Pseudoliparis swirei isolate HS2019 ecotype Mariana Trench chromosome 4, NWPU_hadal_v1, whole genome shotgun sequence genome:
CATGAGcaagagggtcaaagttcaagctGCAATGTTATGAGGAAGTAGTCTGTCCCAGTTGAATACACACTTCATGCAACAGTACGTACTCTTTAAGGGCAGCTGCAGAACTTACTAAaagtacaaatacaaatattttgctTTTGtaactgtgtttctgtgtgcttGTGTCTGCTGACTCGTGACCCCCTTTGACCTTCTGCCATCTCTGTGCCTCGGCCTTCCCGCTCCTCTCCCCACCCCCCTCAGGTGTCTTCAGTCTGGGTGTACCTGTGGACGATCTATTCTTTATCGGGAACCAGCTGGTGGCCACGAGCCACACAGGAAAGGTCGGAGTGTGGAATGCCGTCACACAGCACTGGCAGgtagctgtgtgtgttgtttgtgtgcgtgtgtgtgtgtgtgtgtttgtgtgggtcaAGGAGTGCTGAGTGTTTGTGATTCTCCTCCATGTTTGTGTTTCCCTATTTTACTGAGTGAGTGAAGGTATGTGGCCTCAATGATATTCATTCAAAAACCGACCATTCATTgactgtgtgtgcagtgtgtggctTTCACAGATTAACACTGCACTGATTGTGAGTTCacttttcgtgtgtgtgtgtgtgtgtgtttgttcaaggTTCAAGATGTGGTTCCCATTAGCAGTTGTGACACAGCAGGATCCTTTCTACTCCTGGGCTGCAACAACGGCTCCATCTACTACATAGGTACACTGACGGGGGTCCTGACTTCGGTCTGCCGCTCAGTTTATTGGATGTTTGTGAAGTTAATGAACTTGTTTGATCGTCGcttataaaactagaatgggcactcggtagagcgcataccttcgcatatcacaagattgtgcattgaattatgaacgttttgccattagttgcatgcccattggataaaaattgaccgcgctatggtaaaaagaagattttgaccttttcatgaccttgacctttgacccgatcgatcccaaaatcgaatcaaatggtccccggataataaccaatcatcccaccaaatttcatgcgattcggtttaatgctttttgagttatgcgagtaacacgcatacaaataaataaataaatacacggcgatcaaaacataaccttccgcattttcaatgcgaaggtaataatatttaaaaactcAATGCAGGGATTGGATAGAAGATCTGGAATTTCACATTCACATgttgtcttcatctcttcagaCATGCAGAAGTTCCCCTTGAGGATGAAGGATAACGATCTTCTAGTGACCGAGCTTTATCACGACCCTTCAAATGATGCAATCACTGCGCTGTCAGTCTACCTCACGCCCAAAACCAGTCAGTACACCAGTCTAAAGAAAAAGCAAAAAATGTTTATTCCTGCTTGTGTTTTTCCTTTTCGTATTGTttaaatatcccccccccccctctctctctcctctctcaggtGTGAGTGGTAACTGGATAGAGATCGCCTATGGGACGAGCAGCGGTGCGGTGAGAGTGATTGTGCAACACCCGGAGACGGTGGGCTCGGGCCCGCAGCTCTTCCAGACGTTCACGGTGCACAGGAGCCCCGTGACAAAGATCATGCTGTCTGAGAAACATCTGGTGTCGGGTGAGGACGCCGTCACGGGGCGGAGGTTTGCGCCCGGAACACCCTTTGTGTTCGTGAGCGGAGCGCGGCGACCCCAACGCCAAAATAAATtacattcattaaattaaacaatcaGGACATTATGAAAGGCAAAATGTACAGTATGTCTTCATAAAGAGTTAAGGGAGGCAGCCACGTTGTGCCGCTCACGCAGGCAGTGTGGACTGGGTGGGGACTGGGTGTGAATTGGGCGCGGACTGGGCGTGGACTGGGCGTGAATTGAGCGTGAATTGGTCGCGGACTGGGCGTGGACTGGGCGTGAACTGGGCGTGGACTGGGCGTGAATTGGGCGCGGACTGGGCGTGGACTGGGCGTGGACTGGGCGTGAATTGAGCGTGGACTGGGCGTGAATGGAGCGCGGACTGGGCGTGAACTGGGCGCGGACTGGGCGTGAACTGGGCGTGGACTGGGCGTGAATTGGGCGCGGACTGGGCGTGAACTGGGCGTGGACTGGGCGTGAATGGAGCGCGGACTGGGCGTGAACTGGGCGCGGACTGGGCGTGAACTGGGCGTGGACTGGGCGTGAATTGGGTGCGGACTGGGCGTGGACTGGGCGTGAATTGGGCGCGGACTGGGCGTGGACAAGCAGTTTCTCTGTTGAAAGAGGGAACTGGAGGAACATCCGAGACAACAATACAAGCGCAGACTGTTGACACCACGTCTCTCTGTTACACACCTGGCGTCTCCCTGTGATTGAGGTCCCGTGTCGTTcttctgtcagtgtgtgcggACAACAACCACGTTCGGACGTGGACGGTGACTCGGTTCAGAGGGATGATCTCCACCCAGCCCGGCTCCACCCCTCTGGCTTCCTTCAAAATACTGTcgctggaggagacggagagccaCGGCAGCTACTGCTCCGGGAACGACATCGGTGAGCGAGTtcggaagaggagaggagaaggcaaTAGAGAGAGGCATGGTCTGACACTGTCCTGGGAAAAGAGGTTCAGGATTGGGGTtgacatgagtaataacatttGGATATTATCTTTGCATTCAAATTCAGATGATAGCAGGTACACTCTGCATGCagatatgagtgtgtgtgtgttgccagccttgagacaaacacacacattactggCGACATGAATTCAACAGCTACCCGTCCGTCAGCCTAAACGTGGACACATCGCTTACGAGCGCCGAGTCCAGATCTCAGATTGCCGGTGACGACgtgttgtgttctctgctctcaggTCCATTTGGTGACAGAGACGATCAGCAGGTTTTCATCCAGAAGGTGATCCCCATCACCAACAAGCTGTTCGTACGGCTCTCATCGACTGGAAAGAGGTACGGTAGTCACCATCCGTCTTTCTCTTTCCCCGGAATTTGATctaactttgtgttttattgtcatAAAGAAGGCTTCATCTCACTACGTTGCTTTTTTCCACATTGTAATTGAACTTCTTTGTAAGATGTCGGTACTTCGGTTGGACCCTGCTAcatggttatgtgtgtgtgtgtgtgtgtgtaacaggatCTGTGAGGTGCAGTCGGTGGATGTGACCACCATCTCTTGCTTCATGGTGCGGGAGTGTGAGGGTTCGAGCCGGATGGGGTCGCGACCTCGGCGCTATCTGTTCACCGGTCACGGCAACGGCAGCATCCAAATGTGGGACCTGACCACTGCGATGGACACCGCTaacaaaggagaggagaggaagagagagggtgaggaggagataacctcgtgtgtgtgtgtgtcgatttaATATTCTGAATACACATCGGGCGACTTATTTTTAGgattgtatttaattatttattttgatgaaatgtgtgtgtgtgtgtgttctgaatcCGCTCTCGTGTTTGACAGAGGTGGGGGGGCCGTCGGAGGAGGAGCTACTGcagctgttggaccagtgcgaTCTGAGCACCTCCCGCTGTGCTACCCCGAgtattagccccgccccctccgtgCTGCACCACACACGCCTCAGAGAGTCCTGCTCAAGGTTAGAGGCACACGAATAAAGAAACAACCTTTCATCTTCCTAATCCAGCCGCACACACATTCGTACACAATAAGGAACTGCAtgtctcaataataataaatccctTGTACCCATATGCAGTAAATGATATATGATGATATATAAGTGTCGGAGCTCTTATGTGTCTCACTCTACCTTCTGTCTGCCAGTCTTCAGCTGCAGGCCCAGGAGCCCATCTGTGAGAGCCAGGCTACTTACGGGGCCGTGCGGCCCTACAGAGAGAGCCCCCTGCTGGCCCGCGCTCGACGGACAGAGTCCTTCCACAGCTACAGGTGAACTTACAGCCATCTTGCATCGCTCGTTCATTTAGGAGCTGCTTCAACCATATTCGAAGCAGAACAAGAATGCACCACAACAAAACATACTGGTGAAACATCTGGGCTGATGACATCATTGGGACAGGGGAGCACTGCCCATCGTCTTTGTTTCGGCATCAAACATCACGGATGCAAACATGGACTCTGCCTCCCCTCGCCCCGCCGGCTGATCTGAGATCAGACCCTCTAGCCAGGTCTCTGCCACCTGTGATCGTCTCGAAGTCTGCGACATTTAATAAAGTCTCTGCGCTTCCTTTTCCAGTGGGTACCTCTGTCATATCAGACCGAACACGCTCCAGTCACGAAGACTAAAAGGGAAAAATCAAACGATCTCAATGTAGTCACATCTGTGTGTGCCGATTTCAAAAGTTGGAATCCGGGtaaaagaaacacaacaaacaaccatCACCTCCATTGTATTGGGGTGATGGCAGAAGTCTCTGATGATATCTCAAAACCATGAGCGGTAAGTGAGGATCGTTTTCGGAATGTGGATGACTTGAGGAGGTCCGTTcacactttgttttttaaacacagCCCCGTCTGCCTTTAGTTTGTGTATCTATCCACCTGCGACTGACTCCACCTGTCTTCCAACAGAGACTTCCAGAACTTCAGCCTGAGTCGCGGCGTCCTGGACAGCGCCGGTCAGCACGGCGCGCCGGGCCCCGCCCCCGACGTCCGCCGCTCGCTGTGTGACTTTGGGCCCGAGGACAGCGAGCGGCGGGCCACGGCGATGGAGTTCTGGGCTTGCCGCACGGccagctccagctccaacaCGATAATGGGAGCCATGGCGACCGCCGCCGGCGTCGCCGGCTCGAGGACGGAAAGCGGCCACGAGTCGCCGCGACCGGCTCCCGACAGCCCGATTCCCGGAGGCGACGTCCGGCGGAAGGCGCACCCACAGCCGGAGGACGGAGACGGGTCAGGGGGAGAAGGAGTGAAGAAGAGGGGAGTTCTAGAAGGAGGCTTcctggggaggaagagggctcCCCCAGTGCCCCACCTCTCCTCCGTTCCCTCTGGATCTGAAGGCGGCGACAGCGACTCCTCGGCcgccgcctccccctcccccaccaaaCCGTCTTCGTCCACCTCGCCGCGACACAGGAAGCTGGCCCCCGACTCGTCCAATCAGGACAGCAGCCTGTGACCCCGCCCCTTTCCTTTGCTCCCAGTCAGAGGAATCATCCTGTAGGAACATGTGGGGGGAGGAGCTCTGGGT
Coding sequences within it:
- the kctd3 gene encoding BTB/POZ domain-containing protein KCTD3 isoform X2, which gives rise to MKSLFVHTRSTCRCRTNLSFRVNSLLSGRISTLRDETGAIFIDRDPTAFAPILNFLRTKELDLRGVNISILRHEAEFYGITPLVRRLLLCEELDRSSCGSVLFHGYLPPPAIPSRKPSPASAASGPPSDEGPGPSGAEGFTRVGPLPHPSLSGSPGTDDNHKLGPVVDPRKVLIIAGHHNWIVAAYAHFVICYRIKESSGWQQVFSSPYLDRTLERIALNAKVVGGPHGDKDKMVAASSESSIILWSIHDGGSGNEIGVFSLGVPVDDLFFIGNQLVATSHTGKVGVWNAVTQHWQVQDVVPISSCDTAGSFLLLGCNNGSIYYIDMQKFPLRMKDNDLLVTELYHDPSNDAITALSVYLTPKTSVSGNWIEIAYGTSSGAVRVIVQHPETVGSGPQLFQTFTVHRSPVTKIMLSEKHLVSVCADNNHVRTWTVTRFRGMISTQPGSTPLASFKILSLEETESHGSYCSGNDIGPFGDRDDQQVFIQKVIPITNKLFVRLSSTGKRICEVQSVDVTTISCFMVRECEGSSRMGSRPRRYLFTGHGNGSIQMWDLTTAMDTANKGEERKREEVGGPSEEELLQLLDQCDLSTSRCATPSISPAPSVLHHTRLRESCSSLQLQAQEPICESQATYGAVRPYRESPLLARARRTESFHSYRDFQNFSLSRGVLDSAGQHGAPGPAPDVRRSLCDFGPEDSERRATAMEFWACRTASSSSNTIMGAMATAAGVAGSRTESGHESPRPAPDSPIPGGDVRRKAHPQPEDGDGSGGEGVKKRGVLEGGFLGRKRAPPVPHLSSVPSGSEGGDSDSSAAASPSPTKPSSSTSPRHRKLAPDSSNQDSSL
- the kctd3 gene encoding BTB/POZ domain-containing protein KCTD3 isoform X1, with protein sequence MATNGNNLTPGMGEIIQLNVGGTRFSTSRQTLMWIPDSFFSSLLSGRISTLRDETGAIFIDRDPTAFAPILNFLRTKELDLRGVNISILRHEAEFYGITPLVRRLLLCEELDRSSCGSVLFHGYLPPPAIPSRKPSPASAASGPPSDEGPGPSGAEGFTRVGPLPHPSLSGSPGTDDNHKLGPVVDPRKVLIIAGHHNWIVAAYAHFVICYRIKESSGWQQVFSSPYLDRTLERIALNAKVVGGPHGDKDKMVAASSESSIILWSIHDGGSGNEIGVFSLGVPVDDLFFIGNQLVATSHTGKVGVWNAVTQHWQVQDVVPISSCDTAGSFLLLGCNNGSIYYIDMQKFPLRMKDNDLLVTELYHDPSNDAITALSVYLTPKTSVSGNWIEIAYGTSSGAVRVIVQHPETVGSGPQLFQTFTVHRSPVTKIMLSEKHLVSVCADNNHVRTWTVTRFRGMISTQPGSTPLASFKILSLEETESHGSYCSGNDIGPFGDRDDQQVFIQKVIPITNKLFVRLSSTGKRICEVQSVDVTTISCFMVRECEGSSRMGSRPRRYLFTGHGNGSIQMWDLTTAMDTANKGEERKREEVGGPSEEELLQLLDQCDLSTSRCATPSISPAPSVLHHTRLRESCSSLQLQAQEPICESQATYGAVRPYRESPLLARARRTESFHSYRDFQNFSLSRGVLDSAGQHGAPGPAPDVRRSLCDFGPEDSERRATAMEFWACRTASSSSNTIMGAMATAAGVAGSRTESGHESPRPAPDSPIPGGDVRRKAHPQPEDGDGSGGEGVKKRGVLEGGFLGRKRAPPVPHLSSVPSGSEGGDSDSSAAASPSPTKPSSSTSPRHRKLAPDSSNQDSSL
- the kctd3 gene encoding BTB/POZ domain-containing protein KCTD3 isoform X3, which codes for MRRLLLCEELDRSSCGSVLFHGYLPPPAIPSRKPSPASAASGPPSDEGPGPSGAEGFTRVGPLPHPSLSGSPGTDDNHKLGPVVDPRKVLIIAGHHNWIVAAYAHFVICYRIKESSGWQQVFSSPYLDRTLERIALNAKVVGGPHGDKDKMVAASSESSIILWSIHDGGSGNEIGVFSLGVPVDDLFFIGNQLVATSHTGKVGVWNAVTQHWQVQDVVPISSCDTAGSFLLLGCNNGSIYYIDMQKFPLRMKDNDLLVTELYHDPSNDAITALSVYLTPKTSVSGNWIEIAYGTSSGAVRVIVQHPETVGSGPQLFQTFTVHRSPVTKIMLSEKHLVSVCADNNHVRTWTVTRFRGMISTQPGSTPLASFKILSLEETESHGSYCSGNDIGPFGDRDDQQVFIQKVIPITNKLFVRLSSTGKRICEVQSVDVTTISCFMVRECEGSSRMGSRPRRYLFTGHGNGSIQMWDLTTAMDTANKGEERKREEVGGPSEEELLQLLDQCDLSTSRCATPSISPAPSVLHHTRLRESCSSLQLQAQEPICESQATYGAVRPYRESPLLARARRTESFHSYRDFQNFSLSRGVLDSAGQHGAPGPAPDVRRSLCDFGPEDSERRATAMEFWACRTASSSSNTIMGAMATAAGVAGSRTESGHESPRPAPDSPIPGGDVRRKAHPQPEDGDGSGGEGVKKRGVLEGGFLGRKRAPPVPHLSSVPSGSEGGDSDSSAAASPSPTKPSSSTSPRHRKLAPDSSNQDSSL